The Lathyrus oleraceus cultivar Zhongwan6 chromosome 5, CAAS_Psat_ZW6_1.0, whole genome shotgun sequence genome includes the window aggaagaagtcagaggtgaagcaggcccaagcaggcctcaaagaacaagacacatgcttgcaaggttgcaagaatgtgtgattacatcagatgatatggtcgatgaagaaggtgagctggtacattattCTTTCTACACAGATGTCGAACCTATTAATGTAGTTGAGGCATTAAAAGAttcaaagtggatgaaagcaatggacgaagaactgaagtcaatcgaagtcaacaacacttggtcacttgtcgaatttccccaagacaagaaggcaatcgatgtgaagtggatatacaaggtgaagttgaatcccaaaggagaagtgactcgacacaaggtgAGACTTGTGGCAAAACGATTTCTTCAtaaagaaggaatcgacttcgatgaagtttttgcacctgttgctaggatcgaaacaattaggttggttgttggtctagcaaacatgaacaactggaagatgtgtcagatgggtgtgaaatgtgaattccttaatggccccttagaagaagaagtttatgttgcacaaccagctgggtttgtgaagcaaagtgaagaaagaaaggtgtacaggctgcataaagccctgtacgaacttaaacaagctccaagagcttggaacaagaagatagatggctttctaagggagaaggaatttgtaaAGTGCAAATCTGcacatggagtatatgtaagaagaatCAATAGTGAAATGCTTATACTATGCTTCTATGTCGATGACCTATTGATGACATgtagttgcaagaaggagatcgaagacttcaaaggtgatctcaacaaggaattcgaaatgttAGATCTGGGTGgcatttcatatttccttggcatcgaattctacaagagtggtagaggtttgatgatgcatcaaagaaggtatgcaggcaaaatactcaagagatttgagatgcaagattgcaacccaacttcgactccagctgagcccagattataactgtcgaaagattcatatgaagatgatgtcgacccaacccaatatagaagacttattgggtcactttgATACCTTGGTCATACAAGacctgacttagcatacaatgtaggtatggtgagtaggttcatgcatAAGCCAAAGGgatcacatctagcagcgacgaagaggatactaaggtgtctgaaaggaactctcaactatggcattttgtttcctgcaactgatgaaggaaaagaatgcaaactagtgggatacaccgactcaagttggtgtagtgatgttgaggatcgaaaatccacaactggttatgtgtttatgcaaggtggtgcaccagttgcttgaagttcaagaaaagagccagtagtggcattatcatcgtgcGAAGCGGAATACATAGatgcttctctttgtgcatgtcaagcaacgtggatggtgaatctggtcgaagagataacacCGAAGATTCATagagcaattaccatgaagatcgacaacatgtcaaCTATCAATTTGGCGAAGAATCCAATAacacatggtcgaagcaagcacatcgaaatgaggttccattatcttcaaGAGCATGTAGCggatgggaagatgaatgtggaacactgcagaactgaaAATCAGATTGCAGACATGATGATGAAGGGAGTGCAtgtcgaagtgttcagaagactaagagctatgatgaatgtagatagcttagacacaatgaattaggtggtgtgttgaattgtaattccttatGTCGAAACAGGTTGCTCGACAGTGTAAGAAAGTGTCGAACCACctatgcctattttagtagtgttagctattttgggcttttatagttttgggctttgacttgaggtccaagttaaccgaaatatataaatagagggagtaacccttatttttgtaatgaagtgaatagagtattcataacattgtattcacagtattttgcagttgcaaaatgaataagaagttttccacagtttgtgggcagagagaaactctacagaatttaattcttcttctccttcatcgttctatacactctttctttctccattattcttctcttttcattgctattgtgtgggtaataacaatcttgttcatcaagattgattgaaattctccataggtttttGGGGATTTCCAACATATATCTCATAACCAAAAAACTACAAGATTATATAGCAACCACCTAAAACAATAAACAAAAAACATGAATAGGATATAATCAGCCACACCAGAACATAAATAGCCACACTAAATGTCATGTTTACCCAAAACCACCATGTGAGATAAAATCTTAGTGACACACAATTTCATCTCGAAGGAAAATACAGGGTACAAAATTTAACAAAATCAGAATATGGATTTAGGGGAATATAGAAGGGAAAATCTCAAAATAATAATCAATTGCTCGTACCATGTCGAGAGTGAAACTTTGTTTTAATGAACACCTGCGAACTACATTTCAAAAAAGGAAACACATGTTCTGAGAGCCGGTATGGAATGAGAGATTATGAGCGATTCTGAATCGGTATTCAAATTGATATGAAAATATGAAGGAAGATTGGAATTGATCTGAAACTTTGATTGAGAGCGGAAAAAATTGAGAATCTTTAATCGAGATAGGGATTGGAACGATTTTGAAAATGTTCAATAGGGTTTTTAGGGAATAATAGAATTTTCGATTGAGATAGAAATTGAAAGAAGAATTATGAATGAAATCTGAATAAGGTTTCTAAGGGTTTTATCCAAGAAACATAATGCGTGTTTTTGTCCTTTTGGGGTGCGGGTTGCGTTTTCATGTAAGCAGGAGGTTTTCATTGAGAGCGAGAAAAGAATTTTCGTGAGAAAAATATAGAAAAATATAGTAATTAATCTAACATACCCTATAGATAAcaacataactttgtgtttagtctttcatacattactaaataacatcaaaattcaccatatttagacaaaaacttctcattcaatatacaaaaacTTAGATTATaaaaaaatggaataaaaaacatatataaaatactagcataaaataatatcaaagacattataataaaatataaaaaaaatatattagatgagagattagagaagatgaaaaaaagaacataagagatgcggGATTGAGAAGAAATGTGCGATAAAAATGTAATTGGAAGAGAAAACAGTAAGataaaagatgaaaaagaaagaacataagagatgacATATTATAGTAGAAAAGACGAAATgtatatggcaaagaatgcgaGAAGAATGTGCAATACTACTAGGAGAGATTTAAGAATGTTGAAATTGAAACCTTAAATGTGAGTAAGAGAAAATCatttgtaattgtaaggttaaggcatactaggtttgagTTTTGGATTGGATGTGAGATAAGTGAAGTTTAGATTGTAATATAATGCGGTTTGGTTTAGTTTAGTTTGGTTTGtaaaatacaaaccgcaaaccaaaccaaatcgTGCGATTTTGTTAAAAAATGACTCAAATGCATCCGAAtcaaatgcggttttttgcggtttcgaTTTGGTTTAGTTTTGTTTACGGTTTTTTATTGGATTGATTTGGTTTTGAACATCCCTAGTAGACCAAAACAATATAATAGAAAATTCAAAATAGTCTAATAATATAATCCTTTTCGTTGATACCATAATATAGTCCTTCTATTAATGgtattaaaatttaaattaataaaatcTTATTTAAAATCAATAATATTTAAGATTTCACTAAGGGATTTTTTTATCTAAATAACCTATTTTTTCAAATAAATACTCAAAATAATTCACTTTTTCAACTATTTCTCAAAATAACCCATTTTTAAAATAAAGAAGACGTCAATCCAATTGGTGTCGGCGTATAACACATAAGAGGAGGTGTCAATTCAATTGACGATAGTGTACCGATATATATATGAGACAGAGTTACGCACTCTCTTGTACACTGTAGCCAATTGAATTGGCGCATCCTTTTATGTGTTGTACACCGGtgcataataataataataataatacgATATTAACGGTGCATATTAATTAATCTAAAGCTATTATAATAATTTTATAAAGAGTTTAATATCTTTTAAGATcaacttttttattttaaatgTTACACTCATAATTTTTAATATGAATATTCACattttatcatttattttttCGGGTAAAGATATAAACTCCATCACATTTAAAACcaattatttattattaatttaaaaaatatttaatttttttaaataaaaataagaataatGAAAATATATTAATTCGTTCCAGTATATAGTCCTTCTATTAATGGTATAAAATTgaatttaataattttttttaaaatcaataATGTTTAAGGTTTCATTAAGGATTAATATATTTGATTGAAAATAAATACAAACAagatttattatgattttttttggATCAAGTAATTTATTGATTGGAAATTTCCGAGATAAAAAAGTGAGATGCCGTGGGTCGAATTCGTGCCCCTGCAATTGGATGTCCCATCTTGCATAAATAGAAACTGAACCGATTTATGATAATTCAATcaataattttatattttaaaaaacttatttttttattttagatatttttattataataataaacTATTATAATAATTTTATAAATAGTTTTACATCTTAAAAAGCTCAAATGTTTATTTTAAATATTACAGTcataattttattattaaaatcTTTGTTAAAAATTTGCCAAGGCTTTGATATCTCTTGAGCCGATACTTATATCCATTAATTAtatcaaaattaaaattaataaagTCATATTTAATATCAATAATGTTTCAATAATAATgttttaataaaaattaaatatatctACTTTATTAtctattaaaaaataaatatcaAATGAAATTTATTATGAATAATTTTGATTAAATAATCTAATGGCTATAAAATAGGGTGATTGATAGAATATTAGTGTGAAAGTTGATATATGTAGTCAATTTCATATGGTGAAATAAGATTTTGTTGTTGTTTTCTTTAATCTAATGATTAGAATTTCATCCCTTAAAAGAAAATAAGTTAGATATCGCAGGTTCGAATCAGCATCTGTTGCAGTACATATTTCTTCTTGAACAACTATCAATTGAATTGGTTtataataatttaataaataCTTATACATCTTAAAAAGCTCAATTTCTTCTTATTTGAAATATTATTTATCATAATAAATTATCATAATAGTAAATTTATTAAGAGAGTTTAATAAATAATTTTACATCTTATAAAgctcaattttttttaattttaaatattacACTCATAATTTTTAGAACATTTATATTCCTACACCAAATTTTATATCTAAAATTTAGTAGTTTAGTTTAGTTGGATTGATTTATTGTTCCCTAATTTTGATTGCGTGTTACCATCCCTCAATTCACTTTAATCTTAACTGATTACTTAATTCAAAAATAGGAAACATAATTCTTACAATTTCATTCGTGCTATAATAATCAATAATAGGTTGGTATCAAATCAGTAGATCAGtttattttataatcacttttcataatcacttattcGGAATCAAATATAAACCCCCAATTCGATTCCATTAGGTTAACAATAATTCAACGGTCTTTGAGATACTATATTTGAGTGTCGGTTCCCTTTTTCCTATGTTGTCTTAAACtcatttttgatttatttttataattatttttataatataaatataaagTTTGTCATTAACCAATTTTActattatattaattaaaaaatacAGGTGATTAACCATATATTTTACTTATTATTATATCTATTAATTAATAAAACACATAATATAAACAAATTCCGACATTAAAATATAAAATGTAATAATTAATAATTAAGCAAATTATGTATTTCATATTTTAATATCATAACTTGATTAATATTACGTATTTTATTAGTTAATAAATTATAAGTGAAATATGTGATTTATAACCtatatttttatattaatataataataaaattgttTTGTGCTAGATTTTATATTTCtattataaaaataatattaaaaataaaaatatttttatataaatattttttaattaaaaattaaaaatatatttgatCATTTAAATACGGTCGTAGGAATACCattattctaatttttattattaaaatcTTAGTTAAAAAATTTACAATAAATGTGGACTGACCTACATATTTAgataaatatttaattttatatatgAATATTCACattttatcatttatttttttAGGTTAGGATATAAACCGTCATCACATTTAAAATCAATTATTTatcattaatttaaaaaatatttatactctttaaataaataaaaaaacaatgaAAATATATTCATTATAATTTATTGCTTTTTTAGataatattttattataataGCAATATAATAATGTAGTGCTTTTTAGATAACTACAAATTTTTAACTTACTACATAAACACGTAAGCACGCAAACCCTAGTTACATGTGAACATCTTAAACATGCAATGGTCAACACAGTATACTCATCTGACTTTTTACAAGTTTCTTGTGAGACTATTTTGGATTCATTGTTGACCATGTAGTGAGACCCTAGGAGTTGGTAGCAGAAGATTCATGATTCATGATGTATACTCATCTGACTTGTTACAAGTTTCAAAAACTAGTGCTTCAAAATTTAATAGTTATCTAAATTTTGATAGGTAAATTCCAATTCAATTAATTGGATCCGATATTTAGTTTTCATGTTTGATAATTTTGATATCGTGTATATTTGATGATAATAgaattaaaatattatatttattataattaattttataaaatagtaattattaaaaaaatataaaatattaaataatagttatttccaaaaattaaaatttatattatataattactattaaataaattaataaatatttgtattaaaatattaataaaaaacATATAAGACGAAAACATAAATATTTTAGTCTATATACTAGTCTTCAGATTTTAGTCTGTTAAATTAATTCATTGCATTTATTAcatttaataaaattaattattaaattaGTTTAATTAATTGTAAAATTGACACTATCATTACTGCAAATTTTAATTCAACTAAAATATATTTATACAATTAGCTCAAATATTAGAACTCAAGAGGCGAGATTATGATAATTACCACTTcaattataaattaaaataaatttatgAAATTTTAAATTACTTGAAATATCTTATTAAAATAAATGTTTGTTTAACATTTAAAAAATCACCTTTGTCATTTTAATATGTTTTAATTAAAGATTTTTAGaaaatcaattttaattttaaaataaaaaactaattgCAGTAGCTTTTctaaaatttatttattttaaactaAAAGAATTTAGTTAGGAACTTCTAATTAAAAAAACGATGTCAaacaaacaatttttttaaatttttttaataacTCAAAACAACACACCTAATAGATCTTGGAAAAAATAAATCTTAGTAAATTGATCCTTTTTAGACACATAAACTTATAAATTAAACTAaacatttaaaaaataaattaaactaaataTTTAAAAAGTAATCTGGCCAACCAAAGTCTCAATGTCCTTAATGTAGTTTTTCTTTTCATTTACTTATAAATAGCCCAATTCACTTCCATTTCAATACATCTTTTCACATTAAAACAATTTCCCCACAAAATCATAACATAAAGAAATGACACAAAAAGATGTTTTGTCTCTCCTTCCTTTTATCATGTTCTTGTTGATTGTAAGTTACTAACTTTGCATCCATTCTTGTATCTTTTACGTTTATATTTTTCATCATTTATTTATCGCAGTCTATCATTTCTCATCTTTATTTGATTTGATTTCATCATTCACTTTCAATCAAGTTGTTCTATTTGATTTGATAAAATAATGTTTTCTATGCGGtaatgaaattaaaaaaattgtttttctttcatttttatttcacattttgTATTCATCTGAAATATATAATGAATGCGTCTTACCTGCGCAACATAATGTGTCTCATAAAACACATAATTTTGTTTTTATAGTCATATATACCATCTAAAAATAACTCACTAATATCCATTTATTCAATTGTATCGTAGAATGGACAAGGAAGCTTTGCCCGATATATCAAACTTCAACAAGAGAATGTAGAAGAAATACAAGCTGACCAACCTTACCTTGATGGTTGGCTCAAAAATCCATTGAAGAGTCAAAAACACATTGCTAATTCTAACCAAGTTTAtcttgatggatggttgaaagatacaCGAGCAGAGAAAACCAAATCCTCCCAGGACTCTGATCAAGTTTAtcttgatggatggttgaaagataccAGAGCAAAGAAAGCAAAAGACACCTCTGAATCCAACCAAGTTTAtcttgatggatggttgaaagatacTCGAGATGAGAAAGCAAAATCTACAGGTGACACCAACCAAGTTTAtcttgatggatggttgaaagataTCAGAGCTGAGAAAGAAAAGTCAATATCTAACTCCAACCAAGTTtaccttgatggatggttgaaagataccAGAGCAAAGAAAGCAAAATCCACCTCTGAATCCAACCAAGTTtaccttgatggatggttgaaagataccCGAGTTGAAAAAACAAAACCTACAAGTGACTCCAACCAAGTTTAtcttgatggatggttgaaagataTCAGAGTCGAGAAAACAAAACCCACCTCTGACTCCAAACAAGTTTACCTTGATGGATGGTTAAAAGATACCCGAGTTGAGAAAGAAAAATCTACCCCTGACTCCAACCAAGTTTACCTTGATGGATGGTTAAAAAATACTCAAGCTAAGCAAACAGAAACCATGTCTGACTCCAACCAAGTTtaccttgatggatggttgaaagatacTCGAAATGAGAGAACAAAATCCACCCCTGACTCCAACCAAGTAtaccttgatggatggttgaaagataccCGAGCAGAGAAAACAAAATCCACCTCTGATTCCAAACGAGTTTATCTTGATGGTTGGTTGAAAGACACTCGAGCTGAAAAAATAAAATTGCCCTCTGACTCCAACCAAGTTtaccttgatggatggttgaaagataTCCGAGCCGAGACAACAAAATCCACCTCAGACAACAATCAGGTTtaccttgatggatggttgaaagataTCCGAACCGAGAAAGCAAAATCCACCCCTAACTCCAAACAAGTTTACCTTGATGGATGGTTAAAAAATACCCGAAACTAATTCATATCTTTGTTAATCAATGTCTATGTCATTTTGAAAACTTTTCATGTTGTTCCTATGTTTTTAATATCTATGTTTTGTAAGATCTTATTTCTATGTATTAAGTAAGATCTCATTTGTGTACTAAACAAGTTATCTTTTCAATGAACTGGTTGTTTGTGTTTTAAAATAAACTTTAATTTAATTTGATAAAGATTGAGTTGACCTCTCTTTAGTTTTTTCAACTTTGGTAGTTGTTTGTATAAGCGCTATAAGAAATATgcaattatattttattaattcaATATGTTTATTCTTAAAATAAATAGGGGGATAGAGATTAGTGAGAGATATCCAATTCTTAAACATTTAAGAAGAGGAGATATCACGACTCTCAAAATCTTAGAGTATAATTATTCTAAAATTATTATGTGTGATTGGTGTGTTATTGTCTTTATATTAATTGTGTTTCTTTAAATAAATATCAAAAAAATTTATTGTAAATAACTAGTTTATATTATCATGCGTGATGATTCCAGGGGCTGAAACTTTCCtatctttttttttctttctattttcttccctttttctttttctttcttttcttcttttacCTATTTTCTCTTCCAACAACATAACACAAAAATTAACAAGGttagaaaaataaaaattcaCTATGACATAAAAATAATTTCTTACtgatgggttgcctcccatcAAACGCTTTTTTTTTACATAACTAGCTTAACAATCCATGTCTAAGGTACGTCAGGCGCGAGGGATACCCTCACGCCTGTCACTTCCTTTCTCATCGTTCCTTTGTCTAATTTTTTACCTTTTTCCTCCGGATGGTATAAAGTATCCAAATTATCCACATAAGATGCCCAGTCAAATACCTTGAAAACCACATTCCTTTTATTTGACTTCAAGATAAGTTGACCAGTGTCCACATCAATCTTTGCTTTCTTGGTTGCCAAGAATGGACGTCTAAGAATAACAGATCCTTCTGAATCTCCTTTTGTATCATGCACTACAACATCTATAGGAAACAATAAGTCATCCACAGATACTAATATGTTGCGTAAAGTAACAATCGATTGAGTAATAGACGATTCAACTAGAGTGAGAGTCATGTTATTCAGTGTGATCTCACCCATTTTTAATTCTTTGACAGTTTTTAGTGGCATGACATTTATGTGAGACCCCAGATCACATAGAGCATGCAGAATATTGAATCCACTGATATTACAAGAAATAGTAAACTTACCTGAGTCTTTTAGTTTAGGTTGTAAGGATTGAGGTTTTACCATATCATCATTTTCGGTCATGTTTACATGTTCCTTGATCCTTTTCTCTTTCGTCCCATTTAGTAACGCCTTCATAAATTTACCTGAGTCTTTTAGTTTAGGTTGTAAGGATTGAGGTTTTACCATATCATCCTTTTCGGACATGTTTACATGTTCCTTGATTCATTTCTCTTCCGTCCCATCTAGAAACGCCTTCATAAATTTAACAAACTTAGGCATTAGTTCTAAAATTTCATGGAATGAAATACTTTCCTGGAGAGTAACTAGAACTTCCTTGAACTTTGCAAACATTCCCGCTTCATCATCTTGAACCAATTTCTTTTTAATTATCGGGTACGGTGGTTTTACGTAATCTGGTAAAGGAGGATTTGGTTCAATCAAGATATGCCTCTTTGTTCTCCTCCAAGGAGAATTTTTGTCTATAAGTTGATTAATGGTGACTCCTCTTTCCTCTTGGTCACCTTGATTGGTACCCTCCTATGCCTTAACCACACATTGTTTAACTATCTCATCCTTATCCTTTTCAGTAATTGCCCTTAAACCTATATTTAGGGTTATCATTCTTATGGCTATCAATGGTGTTACTGGTGAATCCTCCACTTGAGCTTGGCAAAGTAGCTACTTTTCTGGATAATTAACCAATCTTCATCTCCAAAATTTTGACAGACGCATCCTAGTTTCTACTCATTTATTCATGGGTCTTATTTACCCTATCAAATCTACTTTGAGTGGCCTTAATGAAATTTTGCGAGGTCTCTACCAACTATGATGGGATTCCTTTGAAACAGAGCTTGTTGACTTTGTTGCATCCCTTAGTTAGCATTTGAATTTTGATTATTATTCCAACGGAGTTTTGGGTGGTCTTTTCAACCCAGATTGTATGTGTTTGAATACAagttattttttaaaaaattagCGAATTGGACCTCCTCACTTGTCTCTTCCAGTGAACACCTTTCATTCGCATGTTCTATTCTACATAAATCGCACCCAAGTGCTTGTACCTAGCCTACATTAGCTTTAACTAAGCTGCTTCCAACAAGatttttatttaataattcaATCTGAGCTAAAAAAGCAGTGTGGGTATCAATAGGTAACATACCTTTAGGTGTGCCCACAGTTCCCATCTTGACCGACCTTTCATTCTTGGATCGGTACTCCTTCATACACATCTTCTCAATGAGATCTTTTACCCGTGGTTCATTCATTTTTCAGATAGTACCTCTCGTAGAAGCATCCAATAACATGTGAGTTTGACTCTTGAGACCTTTAATGAAGTTTTGCATCTGCACCATATTATTCATGTCGTGATTCGAATCTTTTCCAAGAGTCATAAAGTGACTCAGTTTCCTGCTGCACAAAATTCATAATTTCTGCTTAGCGCTCGGTAAACTGAGTAGTAGTGAAAAATATTTCGAGGAATTTATCCTTTAATTCCTTCCAAGTATGTATCGTTCTATTCAGAAGGCAAAGTAACCAATCTTTCTCCCTTCCAATTAGTGAGAACCCAAACAACCTCAATTTAACCTGCTCTTCAGTGGCATCAGTTGGTTTGCACATTTAAGTTATTTCATAAAAGTGTGTAAGAGGCACCC containing:
- the LOC127086004 gene encoding uncharacterized protein LOC127086004 isoform X14, which translates into the protein MTQKDVLSLLPFIMFLLINGQGSFARYIKLQQENVEEIQADQPYLDGWLKNPLKSQKHIANSNQVYLDGWLKDTRAEKTKSSQDSDQVYLDGWLKDTRAKKAKDTSESNQVYLDGWLKDTRDEKAKSTGDTNQVYLDGWLKDIRAEKEKSISNSNQVYLDGWLKDTRAKKAKSTSESNQVYLDGWLKDTRVEKTKPTSDSKQVYLDGWLKDTRVEKEKSTPDSNQVYLDGWLKNTQAKQTETMSDSNQVYLDGWLKDTRNERTKSTPDSNQVYLDGWLKDTRAEKTKSTSDSKRVYLDGWLKDTRAEKIKLPSDSNQVYLDGWLKDIRAETTKSTSDNNQVYLDGWLKDIRAETKKSTSDNNQVYLDGWLKDIRVEKAKSTPDSKQVYLDGWLKNTRN